The following DNA comes from Streptomyces pristinaespiralis.
GAGCCGCGCTGCGCGTTCCCTGGACCCGACCGTAAGGGGCAGGCTCCGCGGCGGCGGGCCTCCGCCCGTGCGGGCCTACGCGCCGGTTGCGTACTCCTCGTCCGGCGGCGGGGTGGTGCTCAGTCCCAGGGCGTCCCGGGCGGCGATCCGCGTCTCGGTGGTCAGCGCCCACTCCGCGGCCGTCACGTGCGCCCAGAAGGCGTCCTCGTCCGCCGCCTTCGCGGCCACGGCCCATGCCTTGCCGGACGCCTCGAACTGTTTCGCCCTCGCCGTCAGCGAAGGTGACGCACCCTCCGGCCAGGAGCGGCCGCGCAGCGCCGTCGCCTGCTCGGCCAGGACGGTCGCCATCTCCTTGGCCCAACTCCGGTACGGCGCGGGGTCGTCGGAGAAATCCGCGTCCGGTTCCTCGTACGCCGCGCTCTCCACGGCGTGCTCGGCGTTGATGTAGGAGAGCTGGTCGGGGTCGTGGGTCCCGGGGCCCACACGGAGCGACCGGGTCAGCCCGTCCCCGGTGAGCGCGCAGGTGACCGCGCGGTCGCCGCGCGCCCAGCCCTGTCTGGTCGGAAGGTAGTAGTACATCTCCACGTCGTCCGGGAACGCCCAGGAGTCCGGGACGTAGGCGTCGTTGAGATCGAGGCAGCGATCCTCCGCGAACGTCTCCCCCGCCGGGCTGCCGGGCGCCGGGTCGGACCGCTTGAACCGGTAGGTCCCGGTCACCTCGGCGTCGTGCCGCTCGTCGCAGGGGACGATGTCGACGTTCACGACCTCCCGCTCCAGGTCTCCCCCCGGCACGTCGAAGCACTCGCCCTTGCGCAGGTTCTGGGTGCTCTTGGAGCGGGAGGCACCCTCGACGCCGTCGCGGAACCCGTTCCAGGCATCGCCCGCCGCGCCCGTCACCACCATGAGCAGGACGAGCAGTGTGCTGATCGACGACAGGACGATGCCGGCGATCGCCATTCCCTTGCCGCGGCCGCCCTTGCGGCTGATCTGCCCGAGGGCGACGGCGCCGAGGACGAGTCCGAGCGGCGGCAGACAGCAGACGACGCCGACGACCAGCGAGGTGATGGCGAGGCCGTTCACGGACTCCGGCCGCGGGGGCGGCGGGTACGGCGACGGCGGCCGGTACGACGGGTGTTGCGGGTAGGGCGGCCCGCTCTGTGCGGATGGGTCCACGGTGCGGGTGCTCCTCGTCGGTCCGGTGTTCGCGCACACCGATGTGAACAGGCGCGCGAATGATACGACGCGGCACCGACGGCACCGACGGCATCGCGAGCGGCCGTGACACGGCGGAAGGGGCGGTCGCTCACGCGACCGCCCCTCCACCGCTCGGCCTGTCATCGGCTCATGGCCTCGACGGGTTCATGGCCTCGACGGGCTCACTCACTCAGAACTGGAGCGCCCAGGAGTCGATCTTCCCGGTGTCGTACGACGCGTTGTCGCTGACCCGCAGCTTCCAGGTGCCGTTGGCCGCTTCGGACGACGCGTTCACCGTGTAGGTGGTGATCACGTTGTCCAGGCTGCCGCCGGACCCGTACGCCTTGAGGTTGTACACGGAACCGTCGGGAGCGACCAGGTCGATCCGCAGGTCACCGATGTACGTGTGCTTGATGTCGACCGGCACGCGGAGGCTGGTCGGCGCGTTGCCGGCGACTCCGCTGACGGTGATCGGCGACTCGACGGTGGAGCGGTCGCTGATCGTGTAGTCCGTGAGGTTCTCGAACCGGTCGCCGGTGGGCGGCTCGGTGGTGCCTCCGTCGCCGACGTACAGGAGACGGTTCGGCGAGCCGGTGCCCGGGCTGGTCACGACACCGCTGGTGGCGGCGGTGGTCAGGGCCGTGGAGACCTGAGCCGGGGTCGCGGTCTTGTTCTGCGCCAGGTACAGCGCCGCCGCGCCGGCGACGTGCGGGGTGGCCATCGAGGTGCCGGAGATGGTGTTCGTCGCCGTGTCACCGGTGTTCCACGCCGACTTGATCGACGAGCCGGGGGCGAAGATGTCCAGCACGCTGCCGTAGTTGGAGAAGCTGGAGCGGGCGTCGGAGCTGGTGGTGGAGCCGACGGTGATGGCCTCCGCGACGCGCGCGGGCGAGTAGTTGGAGGCGTTGGAACCGTCGTTGCCCGCCGCCACCGCGTAAGTGACGCCGGAGGCGATGGAGTTGCGCACGGCGGTGTCGAGGGCCGTGTCGATGCCGCCGCCGAGGCTCATGTTGGCGACAGCCGGCTTGACGGCGTTCTGCGTCACCCAGTCGATACCGGCGACGACCTGAGCGGTGGTGCCGGAGCCGGAGTTGTTGAGCACGCGGACGCCGACGATCTTGGCCTTCTTGGCCACACCGTAGGAGGATCCCGCGACGGTACCGGCGACGTGGGTGCCGTGGCCGTTGCCGTCCTGCGCCGTGTTGTCGTTGTCGATGGCGTCGTAGCCGTTGAAGGCACGGCCACCGAAGTCGCTGTGGGAGATGCGCACACCGGTGTCGATGATGTACGCGGTGACCCCCTCACCGGCGGTGTCGGGGTAGGTGTAGTTCTGGTTCAGCGGCAGCGCCTTCTGGTCGATCCGGTCGAGACCCCAGGACGGCGGGCTCGGCTGGGTGCCAGAGATCTTGAAGACACGGTTCTGCACGACGGACTCGACGGCCGGGTCCGCGGCGAACTTCTTCGCCTGCGCCTCGGAGACCTTGACGGCGTAACCGTTCAGAGCGGCGTTGTACGTCTTCTCGATCTTCGCGCCGTACTTCGCGGCGAGGCGCTTGCCCGCCCTGGAACCGGCGTCGCCCGCGGACTCCTCGAGGGTGACGATGTAGCTGCCTTCGATGGCTCCGGGCGCGCCCGCGTTCTCGATGACGCCCGTGGGCGCCGGCAGGGCGGCGGAGGCCGGAAGGGCGTAGACCGTGCCGAGTGCGAGCGCGGCGACGGATATGGCGCTGGCCGCGGCGAGTCTTCGCCGCGAGTCACGCATCACAGACATGTGAGGGGTCCTCCTCATTGGTGGTGCGTTGCTGTGGGGGATTGCGACAGGAGCATGCCAACGACGCGGCCCCAAATCCGCGTCATGTGCGTACGCCTGCCGAGCGAAAGATTGACCGATCCATAGGAATCCCACAAGAGGCCCGACCGCCAGGTAACAAGCGCGCCACACAACTGCCATGCTGGCGAACCATGACGACGTACCGCTGCCCCGACTGCGGAACCAGTTCGCCGGTCGATTCTGCCACCTGGTGCTGTCCGGACTGCCACGGACCCTGGGACCTCGACTTCCGGGCCGCGCCGGTCCCCCTCACCGAGCTGCCGGGGCGGGTGAATTCACTGTGGCGTTACGCGGAGGCGCTGCCGCTCACCGATCCCGTCACCTCCCTCGGGGAGGGCCGCACCCCGCTCGTCCCGCTCACCGGGACCGTCAGCGTGAAGCTCGACTTCCTCACGCCGACACTGTCCTTCAAGGACCGCGGCGCCGTGATGCTGGCCGAACTCGCCCGGCGCCTGCCGGGACCGCCGCGCCGCGTGATCGCCGACAGCAGCGGCAACGCGGGGACGGCGGTGGCCGCGTACTGCGCGCGGGCCGGACTGGACTGCACGGTCTTCGTCCCCGAGGCGACCTCCGCGAAGAAGGTCGAGCAGATCCGGGCCCACGGCGCGCGGCTGGAACTCGTCCCCGGCGACCGGGAGGCCACCGCGGAGGCGGCTCGCGCCGCGGCCGGCGGCGAAGGGGTCTTCTACGCGAGCCACGTGTACAACCCCTTCTTTCTGCACGGCACCAAGACCTACGTGTACGAGCTCTGGGAGGACCTCGGCGGCCGGCTGCCGGAGGCGATCGTCGTCCCGGTCGGCAACGGCACGCTGCTGCTCGGCGCGGCCCAGGCACTGACCGAGCTCCACGAGCACGGCCTGATCGAATCCCGTCCCGCCCTGATCGCCGTCCAGGCCGAGGCCGTCTCGCCTCTGGCCGCGGCGTTCCACGCTGGCGCCGACGACCTGCTCGGCCGCTCCCCCGC
Coding sequences within:
- a CDS encoding S8 family peptidase yields the protein MSVMRDSRRRLAAASAISVAALALGTVYALPASAALPAPTGVIENAGAPGAIEGSYIVTLEESAGDAGSRAGKRLAAKYGAKIEKTYNAALNGYAVKVSEAQAKKFAADPAVESVVQNRVFKISGTQPSPPSWGLDRIDQKALPLNQNYTYPDTAGEGVTAYIIDTGVRISHSDFGGRAFNGYDAIDNDNTAQDGNGHGTHVAGTVAGSSYGVAKKAKIVGVRVLNNSGSGTTAQVVAGIDWVTQNAVKPAVANMSLGGGIDTALDTAVRNSIASGVTYAVAAGNDGSNASNYSPARVAEAITVGSTTSSDARSSFSNYGSVLDIFAPGSSIKSAWNTGDTATNTISGTSMATPHVAGAAALYLAQNKTATPAQVSTALTTAATSGVVTSPGTGSPNRLLYVGDGGTTEPPTGDRFENLTDYTISDRSTVESPITVSGVAGNAPTSLRVPVDIKHTYIGDLRIDLVAPDGSVYNLKAYGSGGSLDNVITTYTVNASSEAANGTWKLRVSDNASYDTGKIDSWALQF
- a CDS encoding DUF4190 domain-containing protein yields the protein MDPSAQSGPPYPQHPSYRPPSPYPPPPRPESVNGLAITSLVVGVVCCLPPLGLVLGAVALGQISRKGGRGKGMAIAGIVLSSISTLLVLLMVVTGAAGDAWNGFRDGVEGASRSKSTQNLRKGECFDVPGGDLEREVVNVDIVPCDERHDAEVTGTYRFKRSDPAPGSPAGETFAEDRCLDLNDAYVPDSWAFPDDVEMYYYLPTRQGWARGDRAVTCALTGDGLTRSLRVGPGTHDPDQLSYINAEHAVESAAYEEPDADFSDDPAPYRSWAKEMATVLAEQATALRGRSWPEGASPSLTARAKQFEASGKAWAVAAKAADEDAFWAHVTAAEWALTTETRIAARDALGLSTTPPPDEEYATGA
- a CDS encoding threonine synthase; this translates as MTTYRCPDCGTSSPVDSATWCCPDCHGPWDLDFRAAPVPLTELPGRVNSLWRYAEALPLTDPVTSLGEGRTPLVPLTGTVSVKLDFLTPTLSFKDRGAVMLAELARRLPGPPRRVIADSSGNAGTAVAAYCARAGLDCTVFVPEATSAKKVEQIRAHGARLELVPGDREATAEAARAAAGGEGVFYASHVYNPFFLHGTKTYVYELWEDLGGRLPEAIVVPVGNGTLLLGAAQALTELHEHGLIESRPALIAVQAEAVSPLAAAFHAGADDLLGRSPARPTLAEGIAIPNPPRARQILRAVREWGGTFLTVTEDEIRQARRDLAGRGLFVESTGVACWAAAGGWTDRTAVVPLCGAGLKTGAAET